From the Anaerolineales bacterium genome, one window contains:
- a CDS encoding DUF4340 domain-containing protein translates to MALATLATVVVVAVVWTQSRGQSDPGPAERPPTPAPLWSVESAAVRRLVVEDGQGAVLLAAARGGETGWVLQAPQSAPADAGRLERAVSWLISPPVRAELDLQADLAPFELDPPRYRVRLETADSAERSFAIGRVAPTGDTVYVLMPGRPGIVLLSDYGVAEVLSLLDPLPVVPQGTAVQTEATASP, encoded by the coding sequence GTGGCCTTGGCTACCTTGGCCACAGTGGTCGTGGTGGCCGTGGTCTGGACTCAGTCCAGGGGCCAGTCGGACCCCGGGCCGGCGGAGCGGCCCCCGACCCCGGCTCCGCTGTGGTCCGTGGAATCGGCAGCGGTCCGACGGCTTGTGGTGGAGGATGGGCAGGGCGCCGTGCTGCTGGCGGCCGCTCGCGGGGGGGAGACCGGCTGGGTGCTGCAAGCGCCGCAGTCGGCGCCGGCAGACGCCGGGCGGCTGGAGCGGGCGGTCAGCTGGCTGATCAGCCCTCCGGTTCGAGCAGAGCTTGACTTGCAGGCAGATCTGGCGCCGTTCGAACTGGACCCACCTCGCTACCGGGTCCGGCTGGAAACCGCCGATAGCGCCGAGCGATCGTTCGCCATCGGTCGGGTGGCCCCTACCGGAGACACGGTCTACGTCCTGATGCCGGGTAGGCCTGGAATTGTGCTGCTGAGCGACTACGGAGTCGCTGAAGTTCTCAGCCTGCTGGATCCGTTGCCGGTGGTTCCTCAGGGGACCGCCGTGCAAACCGAAGCGACCGCGAGCCCGTAG
- a CDS encoding sigma-70 family RNA polymerase sigma factor has protein sequence MANKRKKTTTEKTMRLPFPRTDDEGIPLEAVIEETPAAEEENPAIDQLIELGRERGFVTIDDILSLFPEAERDLDQLEETYAALLAAGIPYLDEVAEAEDLTDDEGIEEDAGPPEAGDDLVHLDADDTVGLYLKEVGRVPLLTAEQEVSLAKRIERGRKAREELAAGPVSAKRRRELRLLIEDGWAAREHLITANSRLVISVAKKYMGRGVPFLDLIQEGNIGLIRAAKKFDYRRGHKFSTYATWWIRQAVTRAIADQGRTIRVPVHMGDQINKLLRVSHQLTQRLGRDPSTDELADALTVAPKKVENMIQVARRPLSLETPTDEDEDSVLGDFIQDEESLAPAEAVTQNLLREHLAEVLNMLPPREVRILQLRYGLLDGQSYTLEEVGRKMGVTRERVRQIEAQALSRLRHPSHRRKLADYLRD, from the coding sequence ATGGCCAACAAGCGCAAGAAGACGACCACCGAGAAGACGATGCGACTGCCCTTTCCCCGGACGGATGACGAGGGGATTCCGCTTGAGGCGGTGATCGAGGAAACCCCAGCGGCCGAGGAGGAGAACCCGGCGATCGATCAGTTGATCGAGCTGGGGCGCGAGCGAGGCTTTGTCACGATTGACGACATCCTCTCGCTCTTCCCTGAGGCCGAGCGCGACCTCGATCAGCTGGAGGAGACGTACGCCGCCTTGTTGGCGGCCGGGATCCCCTACCTTGACGAAGTGGCTGAGGCGGAAGACCTGACCGATGATGAAGGGATCGAGGAGGATGCGGGCCCACCGGAGGCCGGCGATGACCTGGTCCATCTCGATGCCGATGACACGGTCGGTCTGTACCTCAAGGAAGTCGGGCGGGTGCCTCTGCTCACCGCTGAGCAGGAAGTTTCGCTTGCGAAGCGCATTGAGCGTGGGCGCAAGGCGCGGGAGGAGCTGGCGGCCGGACCGGTCTCGGCCAAGCGCCGTCGTGAGTTGCGCCTACTGATTGAGGACGGCTGGGCGGCGCGCGAGCACCTGATCACCGCCAACTCCCGCCTGGTGATCAGCGTCGCCAAGAAGTACATGGGACGCGGCGTGCCGTTCCTCGATCTGATCCAGGAGGGCAACATCGGTCTGATTCGCGCCGCCAAGAAGTTCGACTACCGGCGGGGCCACAAGTTCTCGACCTATGCCACCTGGTGGATCCGCCAGGCCGTGACGCGCGCCATCGCCGACCAGGGTCGCACGATCCGCGTTCCGGTGCACATGGGCGATCAGATCAACAAGCTGCTGCGGGTGTCGCATCAACTGACGCAGCGCCTTGGCCGGGATCCGTCGACCGACGAGCTGGCCGATGCCCTGACGGTGGCCCCCAAGAAAGTCGAAAACATGATCCAGGTGGCGCGCCGGCCTCTGTCCCTGGAGACCCCCACCGACGAGGACGAGGACTCGGTCCTGGGCGACTTCATCCAGGACGAGGAATCGCTGGCACCGGCGGAAGCCGTCACCCAGAACTTGCTGCGGGAGCATCTGGCGGAAGTCCTCAACATGCTCCCGCCCCGCGAAGTCCGCATTCTCCAACTGCGCTACGGCCTGCTCGACGGGCAGAGCTACACCCTGGAAGAGGTCGGCCGCAAGATGGGCGTGACCCGCGAACGCGTGCGCCAGATCGAAGCTCAAGCCCTGAGCCGATTGCGCCACCCGAGCCATCGGCGCAAGCTGGCCGATTACCTGCGCGACTAG